The genomic segment CACACGCAAGCCAGGTGCCGGTACGCCCAATGCCAGTCATGATTTCATCAGCGATAAGAAGAATACCGTGCTCGCGGGCAAACATGCTCAGTCGCCTTAAAAAATCGGCGCTGTAGCAGCGCATGCCGATTGCCCCCTGAATTAATGGCTCCACGATAATGGCGGCAAGCGTGTCTTTTGCGGCGAGTAACTGTGATTCAATATACGGCCATACGTGTTCACAATCCTTCCAGAGCGGGTCATCCGTGCCGCTGACAAAGGGAAGCGGGCTTAAAAAGTCGCACGCAAAGCCTGGCTGATGTTCGCCAATGCGAAAAGCTTCAGCCCTGCTGACGCTCAAGGCTCCAAGGGTTTCACCATGATAGGCGCCAGAGAGCGCCATAAAACGCGTACGCTGATGCTCGCCGCGGTGGCGCTGATACATGAGGGCGAGCTTTAGGGAAATTTCAACAGCACTTGAGCCATCGCTTGCGAACAATACGTGCTGAAGACCAGAGAGAGCCGCAAGCTTTTCCCCGAGACGCGCAAGGTTTTCATGGGTGGTGTTGGCGGCAATGACGTGCTCAAAACGTTCGAGTTGCGCACGAATGGCCGCAAGAATGGCGGGGTGTCCATGGCCCAGGGATTTGCACCACCAGCTTGAGATGCTATCAATCAGCGCACCATCCGGGGTATACAGCAGGCTTCCTGATGCCCGTTCAATCACCAGTGGCGCTACCCGCTCAAAATCTTTCATCTGGGCGCAGGGGTGCCAGATATGACGCAGGTCGCGCGTAATTAAATCGGAGCTGTTAACCATGGTGATTTTTTTAAGTTGACAATACGAATGCCGACTTTATCATGTGAGGTACTGATAACAAAAGGGGAAAAGTGTGTCCGGTTCAAACGGTAAATGGTCGACAGATGCCATTCTGGCAATTTACAGCAAACCACTCAATGACCTGCTCTTTGAGGCACATACCGTGCACCGCGCGCATCATGCGCCCAATCGCATGCACATGGCAACACTGCTCAGCATTAAAACCGGCGCCTGCCCTGAGGATTGCGGCTACTGCTCGCAAAGCGGGCACCACAACACCGGTCTGCAGAAAGAGCCGCTTATGGACGTTGAAGCCGTGCTGGAACGTGCCCGCGAGGCCAAAGCCGGTGGTGCGAGCCGTTTCTGCATGGGAGCCGCCTGGCGAAACCCGCCGGATAAAGCGATGCCGGCACTGATTGAAATGATAAAGGGCGTACGTGCGCTGGGTCTTGAAACCTGCATGACCCTTGGCATGCTGGATGCGGATAAGGCAAAAATGCTGGCGGACGCCGGTCTTGGATATTACAACCATAATATTGACACTTCCCCATCTTATTACGAGAAAGTCGTTACCACCCGCTGTTTTTCTGACCGACTGGATACGCTCGAAAATGTTCGCCAGGCAGGCATTAACGTGTGCTCAGGCGGCATTGTCGGTCTTGGCGAAACGCGTGACGACCGTGTTGAATTTCTCCAGACACTCGCCAA from the Legionella geestiana genome contains:
- the bioB gene encoding biotin synthase BioB, producing MSGSNGKWSTDAILAIYSKPLNDLLFEAHTVHRAHHAPNRMHMATLLSIKTGACPEDCGYCSQSGHHNTGLQKEPLMDVEAVLERAREAKAGGASRFCMGAAWRNPPDKAMPALIEMIKGVRALGLETCMTLGMLDADKAKMLADAGLGYYNHNIDTSPSYYEKVVTTRCFSDRLDTLENVRQAGINVCSGGIVGLGETRDDRVEFLQTLANLPTPPESVPINQLIPVEGTPLARAEPVDGIELVRTIATARILMPKSVVRLTAGRHAMSDELQAMCFFAGANSVFLGEKLLTEENSGPSRDASLFEKLGITAMELEPAC
- the bioA gene encoding adenosylmethionine--8-amino-7-oxononanoate transaminase, whose amino-acid sequence is MVNSSDLITRDLRHIWHPCAQMKDFERVAPLVIERASGSLLYTPDGALIDSISSWWCKSLGHGHPAILAAIRAQLERFEHVIAANTTHENLARLGEKLAALSGLQHVLFASDGSSAVEISLKLALMYQRHRGEHQRTRFMALSGAYHGETLGALSVSRAEAFRIGEHQPGFACDFLSPLPFVSGTDDPLWKDCEHVWPYIESQLLAAKDTLAAIIVEPLIQGAIGMRCYSADFLRRLSMFAREHGILLIADEIMTGIGRTGTWLACEHAGIRADMVCLSKGLTAGALPLSCTLVNTGIYQEFYADAASGKAFLHSHTHSANALAVAAALATLETFESEGILARAASLGHTLREHFLTVANDSDALENVRSLGAMVAADIKAPAHARAGFTLAHEAQRRGALLRPIGNTLYWLPPLTMDSSTVEKLAEITLHSLHACKKRDWTI